The segment AATGACTTTTTGTATTGCTGAAATGTATGGATTGTTGTCTGGAGTGCAGCCTCAATGCATGAAAATTGGATATTAACATCTGTGTCTGTCCTGCTTCTAGCTCATAAAAGATTTAATAtgctatatacatttttttttttatttttttttccggcTAAATATGATTGCATTACGTGCTTAGTTTAACATTGGTCATGGCTGGTGTTAATTGTCTGAATAACAATCTGAGTAAACTTATGCAGATATGACTACTATTCCTATTCTATCATATGCCTTAATAGGACGTCTCCCTTGCTGttatgcttatatttttatttttgtgcttagaTGATAGCAATTACCTAATTTTGTAGATTATTATAATCTATCTTAAAGGTACACTTATATATAAGGCCACAGCGCTGGCTGGTTCCTGCACTAGTAGGGAGGTTTATATTCTCTTGTTTGTATATGTAATGTATAATATTTTCTATTCCTGCATAATATGGTAATCTGAATCTATAatttagatatagttttatatcccATGGTAATATTCTTTACATACAAATTGTGAAATGATACATTTGCTAAATGGCTATCTTAGTTTTCCCTAGGTCATTTTTGGGatataaaaagttattttagtTCATATATCACTCTACTCTGATAAGTTTTTGTTATGGGTGAAATTTGCCCTTTACTTGTTTACAATCCACTCTAGATCCTGTTTAACTATAAAGATGAAGCATTTTGTGATGAATATTGCAATGGTGCCATTGCTTAGCTATACTGTCCTAACCTCCCTGGGCATAATTGTCATCATGGGAAGAATGGCGCTGTTAGAGAGTAGTGAAATATCAGTCGCTTTGCAATAACCTATTTTAGGTTTCCCATAAAACTATAAAATGGCACTAGATTACCTACACCCTACTAAACCTGTTATAATCAGAAAATCCTAAAGTTCAGAGGTATATAGGTACATCTTCATAGTTATTTGCCAGAGTACATGTGTGGCTGCCATCCTTAGTTTCCCAATGACCACACTTAGCCTATCCAGAGGAACTCAATATAGTAGTTCAACCTATCTTCTTGTCCACTAAGATATGTCTGAGATTTTATTACTGCCAAATTACTACTTTAAACATGTGAATACTTTCCTATTTATATGTGGCTCCTCCGTCCCCCCACCCCTGTTCCATatacgtatagcggtgcttacccgctgaatatcccccccccccctatatatcttagcccaagagtggctgacatTCATATTAAATCTCCACAGGCTGATGGTTTGGTCCTAGGTAAAATATTATTAgagtggagttcatacgctgataaaataaaatgaagttctattttctctcgcctaagatattgtctatcttcatagtcagatttgaaatgtatgtgtatacTACTCTCGCAATAATACCCCTGTAAagacaatgtattattctctttgttgtaactttggccttagggcgagacTTTGTTGTTATGATTTatgcttaacttcaataaaaaaattattttcaaaaaaaaatctttgtaaaaaacacacttttagcaaaggattgctcccattagcaaaggataattaaccctgatagcagaaaaaaatacagaaataaacgttttttatcacagtcaactacaatctcacagctctgctgtgagtgattacctccctcaaaacaagttttgaagacccctgagttctgtagagatgaaccggatcatgcagggaagacaataaacttctgactgaattttttgatgcgaaggcccctccccctcatacacaacagtgagagagatcagtaaactgtcataaattaaataaaaacgactgccaagtggaaaaaatagtgcccaaaacattttttcacccagtacctcagaaaattaaacgattttacatgccagcaaaaaacgtttaacataaataaattaagtgttattaaaaagcctgttgctagtccctgcaaattaggctaaagtcttatacatacagtataattccagtgaagtgccattccccagaatactgaagtgtaaaatatacatacatgacagcctgataccagttgctgctactgcatttaaggctgagtttacattatatcggtatggcagaattttctcatcaattccatcgtcagaaaataataagctgctacatacctcttgcagattaatctgcccactgtcccctgatctgaagtttacctctcctcagatggccgagaaacagcaatatgatcttaactactccggctaaaatcatagaaaaaactcaggtagattcttcttcaaattctaccagagaaggaataacacactccggtgctattataaaataacaaacttttgattgaaggtataaaactaagtataatcaccacagtcctctcacacatcctatctattcgttgggtgcaagagaatgactggaggtgacgtagaggggaggagctatatagcagctctgctgggtgaatcctcttgcacttcctgttggggaggagttaatatcccagaagtaatgatgacccgtggactgaccacacttaacaggagaaaaatgtaCATATCAAAGGAttttcagggattccggacagatatcagtgttccaatgtaactagcactaattttgaaaaaaagtggtttgaagatagcaaagtgctacttgtatttattgccctataacttgcaaaaaaagcaaagaacatgtaaacattgggtatttctaaactcaggacaaaatttagaaactatttagcatgggtgttttttggtagttgtagatgtgtaacagattttgggggtcaaagttagaaaaagtgtgttttttttccattttgtcctcatattttgtattttttgtatagcaaattataagatatgatgaaaataatggtatcttttaaaAGTCaatgtaatggcgagaaaaacggtatataatatgtgtgggtacagtaaatgagtaagaggaaaattacagctaaacacaaacaccgcagaaatgcaaaaatagccttgggcccagacggtcaacaaattgaaaagtggtctggtcactaaggggttaagtgacCAATTATTCAAAATAGAGATTTCCTCTCTTTCTAATCATCCCATTTCTAATTAAAGCAAAGAGGATAGGGGCTACATAACAGCCTCCACCTATTCCATAAACATTGTgcatgttgtccactgggacattGCAGTTTTGTCACATTAATCACAATCCTTTTAGGGGCACAAGTGAACCTTATTTAATAGAAAAGCTTCCTTACAATTTTAAATATGGTGTCACATGTACCGCTATATGGTGGGAGGCCTGAGATATGGGCTCTGCAAAAGGGTACCCCAGCACTACAAGAACACCATGTCACTTCCACAGACATAAGAATCATGTGGGAAATCTGGAtggtttaaaataacaacaataaatatagCACATTTGAAccaacaaacatatacacaaagggacacaaaacctttTCCTTTTAAATTTCAGAATTAAAACCTCTAATGCAAACCTTTCATATCcttcaaaaataaaagttatgtcaatATAATATTATCTAAAATCAATCATCTCTTTACCCTCTCCTACTTTACACATCCTCCTCCCCAGCAGCTGTTTTACTGCTCTTACAAAAGCAGAGCGCTACAACCAATCAGGAGCAGCAACAATCACTTCTACCAAGGATCAAGACATTTGTGACACCCGCAATAAGTCTCAGCACAGAGTCAGCTCACTTGTGCAGAGGTTGAGAGAAGGCAGCATTAGTGTGTTTCTTCAGCCTCACCAACAAAACattacagtttatgattggctgtAGCACTCTGCTTCtggagtgagaaaaaaaaatggctgaCCAGTGCAAAGGACTTATAAGGTAAATGAGGGTAAAGGGGGGTTTGATTCAAGGAAATATTCCATTGACACAAATTATTTTTATAGGACATAAAagatatgtatttttattctgaaatttagatctaagcattttttttgtcCCGTTAATATAAAATCATTAAAATGTAGCAAGAAACCAAAGCCACCCTAGTTGcatgcaaagtttaaaaaaatacactaaTTAATTGTAAAAGAGGTTTATAGTGTATGAAGCCAAATATATGGCTGATATTAGGAATTCAGTGCATAGAGAGTAGAGGACAACTGCAGGCGTAGGCACGTGCATTTAAATAGTCCATGATGCATACTGTATTTGAACAAAATATTGAAAAACCTGCAATAACCATTAAATAGTTATATTCCTGAACACATTCACAGCCATTGTAATAAAACAAAATactttaaataaaatgaaagacTGTTCTTTGATTTTTGatcctgttgttttgtttttgttttgtttttcaaggaAATGCATCAACAAAACCAAACAGCAGTCAAAGAGTTTCTGCTTCTCGGATTAGGAAACCTACACAACTTCAAGaccctattttttatattttttctggtTCTTTATATTGCAACATTAATTGGAAATAGCCTGGTTATTTTCCTAGTTGTGACCTGCCAGAGTCTTCACTTCCCTATGTATTTCTTCCTCGGCAACTTGTCTTTATCTGAAATTCTATTCACCACAAATATTGTACCAAATATGCTACGTCTTGTTTTACTAGGAGGAGGCACCATGTCTGTTACTAGTTGCCTTATCCAGTTGTATCTGTTAGGTGTCCCAACCGTCGCCCAGTGTTTGCTTCTGGCTGCAATGTCATTGGATCGCTATCTTGCCATTTGCCATCCATTGCATTATATGTCCATCATGACCTTCAAACTTCAGCTACAAATTGTCACCATTTGTTGGCTGTTGGGATTTGTGATGTCATTTGTCATATATATTTTCTTAACCAGGTTACAATTCTGTAACTCCAATGTAATTCCCCATTTTTATTGTGATATTGCCCCACTGCTAGAGCTTTCTTGCTCAGATACTTTCACTTTGAGTATGATCACATCTGTGGGTTCTTTTACTATAGTTGTTTCACCATGTTTTTTTATCATTGTAACTTATATCTCCATCTTTATTAACATTCTCAAGATCCCAACTGCTAGTGGGAGACAAAAAACATTTTCCACATGCAGTTCTCACTTGACAATAGTGTGCACTTATTATGGCACACTTACAACAATTTATATAGTCCCATCAAATGATCATTCAATAAATGCTAACCGAGGTCTGTCCTTACTTTATACCTCAGTAACCCCACTGGTTAACCCAATTATATACAGTCTACGAAATCAAAGTATGAAGAGAGCAATACACACCTGTGTCCAAGATTTTAGAAAATGGCTAAGAGTTTTAAGGTATAgtagaaatatttaaataataaaaatatggatTTATGGATTATAAAGCTAATTATAACATAAAAATTTGATTTAATCACATATCATCAACATCAGGAGAGAGACAAAAAGGCTGAATAAATTGAATGTGAATATGAATTCAATTTAATTACAGACACATTAAAGAAATTATTAGAATGACTTTGGTgaaacatttatttcatttttcaatTTAAACTCATGATGATCTGTTTTGAAAACCCCTTGGATTTAAAGAATGTTGTTAGTTATcattctgagcatgtgcacacaaCATCATTTACGGTTTTATACTTTGGATCTACTATGGTGATTTTTTCTGAAAAACATTTGGAATTACCCTATCCCCTGCAACTTTTatctctgctatttttttttatcacatgcaACTTATATCCCTgatatttttttataaagattgGTTGTATCATTACCTGTATAATTGCCTAAAATACTTGTGTTGCCAAATGGAAAcataattccattaaaaaaaaatactgaaccatacaaatttatttttagaaaatatcaCAATAAGCTGACCAACCATATGGAGGAATATTATTTGTTGACTTTTTATAGGAGGAATATATTGCTAATTAGCAGGgatggactgagaccaaccagggtccACAGGCTATAATCAGGAAAGTGGGGATGCTGCCCACTCCCTCACAGTCACAACCACTAGAATGGCTCAATAGTCAACTCTACGCTCATTTAGgacctcatttaaaggaccagtaaatacagtagatttgcataatcaacaaatgtgtgataaagagacaatgcaatagcacttaatctgaacttcaaatgcgtagaagatttttttttctgacacatttcaaagttaggtctatttccactcctcttgtatcatgtgacagctatcagccaatcacaaatgcatatactgtacgtatattctgtgaattcttgcatatgctcattaggagctggtcaCTCCAAAAGTgtagatataaaaagactgtgcttgttttgttattggaagtacataggaaagttgtttaaaattgcatgctctatctgaatcatgaaagtttaatttttgacttgagtgtccctttaaccaactgtGACTGTGAGTATAATCAGCACACCAGGAGCACCCCTAAGGGCTCTCTTATGTGTCAGCCCTCCCTCTAGGTCCTACTTCCCAACTGCTCATATAAACATGAATTATTTACTATCAGCTGTAACACTAcccattaagggtcagattacaagtggggcggtaTTTACCACTCCTGCTCGAGAGTTAAGTCCGCTAGATGTAAGGTTTTGCGTAcatcgggtagtgctcgtattacaagttgaaagaaaactgctTTTGCTTGTGGACTATCTCCTAACTTGAAATATTGTGGGCGCGATATCGtatttcccctatagaagtcaatggagcaaaaaaatgtggaaaaaaacaccctactcggtcacaaacctgatcacatattctaaagtgcgctaacctaacatgaaaatatgaatacttcccatagcaaaatatgttctattgattcataaaaatatattactatatatagatatagtaatAGATATTAGATACCtatacacaggtatagatatatacagacatataca is part of the Bombina bombina isolate aBomBom1 chromosome 6, aBomBom1.pri, whole genome shotgun sequence genome and harbors:
- the LOC128664719 gene encoding olfactory receptor 1361-like; this translates as MHQQNQTAVKEFLLLGLGNLHNFKTLFFIFFLVLYIATLIGNSLVIFLVVTCQSLHFPMYFFLGNLSLSEILFTTNIVPNMLRLVLLGGGTMSVTSCLIQLYLLGVPTVAQCLLLAAMSLDRYLAICHPLHYMSIMTFKLQLQIVTICWLLGFVMSFVIYIFLTRLQFCNSNVIPHFYCDIAPLLELSCSDTFTLSMITSVGSFTIVVSPCFFIIVTYISIFINILKIPTASGRQKTFSTCSSHLTIVCTYYGTLTTIYIVPSNDHSINANRGLSLLYTSVTPLVNPIIYSLRNQSMKRAIHTCVQDFRKWLRVLRYSRNI